Genomic DNA from Marnyiella aurantia:
ACATATGAAATATCAAAGGAATTGCCGTAGTTATGCGAACTCAGTCCCACGCTTGCATTCGGATTAACCTTTCGGAGCCGGCACTGGTCTTCCAGCGTACGTGTCATAGAGGTCAGTGTAAGCGTACTGCCTTTACTTTTTGCGCTGAATTTTTTTGCGATTTCCTTTAGCGTATTTTTAGCTTCATGAACCAGAACAGGCTTACTGTGACTTAAATTTTGGATCCTGTACCCTTTCCCCAGCGATTTTACCGGAGATAGTTTACCATTCTGCTTGTATTTGGTAAGCGTTTTGGTATCTTTTAAAACTTTGATATTAAACTTCCTTGATGCCTGCAAATGCTTTTCATATACCGGATGGACTTTTGTCCGCAAAAGCTCATCCAGATTATAGCACTTTTGAGCCATAATAACCTGCGCAGAGCCTGTGAGCATTAACATCAGAAAGATTTTTTTCATGTACTGTCTTAAAAATACTGATAACGGAAATTTTTGCGATTTCTTATTTACTTTTGTCCGGAAACCGATGTTCCTAACCGAAACTTACATTATATAAATGAAAAATTATTTACTTATAATCCTGTGTTTATTACCGGCTCTGCACCTGGCACAGTCTAAAATCATGGTTTCAGAGACCGGCACAGAAGTACCGGTAAGGCGTGCCGCTGTACTTTGTAATGATCAGATTTTGGGCTATACCGATGCGAAGGGCGAACTTACATTCCGGACCAAATGCCGCCAGATCGACATTAAAGCGAGCGGTTACGATCGGGAAAATGCCGTTGTTGATAAGGTGATACAGGTGGGACTTTCCAAAACTGATCCGAATACAAAATCTATTGAAGAAGTAATAATCACCGATAAAAGTGATCCCCGCGCTCTTGCGATCCTGAAGCTGGTTAATGACAGTTATGCAGACAATATGCCCTCCAGCCTGGACTCGTACCGTTATAAATCATATGAAAAGATTTCGGTAGATATAGACGAAGACAGTCTGCAGTATTATAACCAGTCCCTCAGTTCCATGATGAAAATGATGGACCGTTTTTCCATGACAAAAAAGCAGCCTGAGGATACCGCTGTAACTGTAAAGGAAGTTTTTGCAAACAGCAAACTTTTCCTCTGGGAAAGAGCGCAGGAATTTCTGTACAGCAAAAAGTACGGCGAAAAGATAAACGTCCTGGATAACCGTGTTGCAGGCCTCAATGAGCCACTTTATGAACTGATGGCTGTACAGAGTAACCGTAACCGGATGCCAAAGGAAATCCGCGAGGAGAACCGTAACCTTTACCGTTATTTCCTCACCGATTCCATTGATATTGAAGGCCGGAAAAACTACGTGATCAGTTTTCGCGAGGTCACCTACCGCCAACCCGTTCAGCGCCGCAAATTTAACGGCTACCTATATGTTGATGCGGCAACTTACGGCTTGAAAAAGATTGAAAGCAACAGCAAAATTAAAAGCGACGGCACCATCACCAGCATCTGGCAACTCATATACGGCAAATGGTTCCTGCAGTCGGAGAACCTTAAAATGAAACTTACGAATATGAACATGGAGCCTGAATCCAAGGATAAAAGTAAGGCTAAGGTTAGTGACAGGTCTGCCGCACAAGATAAAACACCGGATAACTTCCGCACTTATGCATTTGTAACCTCTGCCTATTTTGATCACGAATCCCCAACCGATGATAAGGCAAGCGACTTCCGCGGATATACATTTTCAGTGAAAAATTCGGACGGCAGCCTGCTTCAGCAGTACAGAAAGGAACCCTTATCCTCCCGCGAACAGAATACTTATGAAGTGATAGACAGTTTGGGCCAAAAATACAATATTGACCGGAGAGCCGGGCAACTTGCGGGACTGGCGCGGGGAAAATTCCGCTACCGCCAGGTAGACTTTGATCTTGGAAAGCTTATCGGCTATAATTTATACGAGGGAATCCGATTGGGAATAGCTGCAAAACTGAACGAAAAGTTCAATCCTTACATTTCTCCTGATGCCTACATTGCATATGGCTTTAAGGACCGCGGAATTAAGTATGGTGCAGGTATTGACTTTACTACTTCACTGGAAAGAACATCAGTGATCCGTGCCGAATATTACAATGACGTAATGGCAGCCGGCCGCTTCAGCGAGAATTTCTGGGATTTCCGGATGAAACTGAACAACTCCGGCATCGCGATCAACAACGACCGTTTTTATCTGTTCGAAGGAGCAAAACTATCCTATGACTACGATGTTTCCAATTCAGTAAGTATGAAACTTGCTGTAAGAAGACAATCTGAGGAGTCTGCTTTTCCGTACAGCTACAAAGGTCTCGGAAATGAATTTGAAAACACCTCTGCGCTTCTGTCGCTCAAATTTTCCCCTTTCTCCAAAAACATCATGACGCCGCAGGGTAAATTCACCACAGAAAAAAAATACCCCGAACTTTTCCTTAACTATGAGCAGGCATTTGAAGCGTTGGGTGGCGATTTTTCGTTCGGAAAACTGGACATGCTCTTCAATCATAATTTCAAAAACCGGTTGGGCGTTACCGGAATCCGTATTTACGGAGGAATTATGCTCGGCGATGCACCCATCTGGCACCACTACACAATGAACGGGTTAGCCGGAAGCAGCAATTTCAAGTTTAATCTGACCTCCTATCTTGGATTTTCTACAATGAAGGGAGGCCAGTACTTTAACGACAAATTTATCGGGCAGTATTTCACTCACCGTATTCCCTGGTATTTCAAAAGCATCGGGCAAAACTCTTCCAGTTTCGATGTGATACACCGAAGCGTCATCGGAAATATGAAGGATCCTGAATTCCATCAGTTTGAGTTTAAGAAACTGGATCACCTGTATCAGGAAGTAGGACTGGAATGGAATAACTTCCTTTCAAGCTATTTTAACCTTGGACTCTTTTACCGGGTGGGCTACTACAATACGCCGAAATTTTCGGACAATTTTGCGGTACAGCTTAAATTCAAACTGCTTGGTTTCTAATTGACCGGTTGGCTGGGTACCACCAAATACCTATTTTTGCGGCATGAAGACTGTACAGATTAAAGCCACCGGATTTTTTGAAATGCTGAAGCTGCGGGATACACCAATGTGGGAAATTTTTTCCCAAATGATTGATGGTGAAGAAAAGGAACTTATTTTTCTTGATGATGAAGAAAAGGTGCTGTTCAGCTACGTTTTGCCGGACAGTCTGGAAAAACTGAACGCAGACAGAGAAAAATTCGCTCAGGAATATGCCGATAAGTTATCGGGCATGAACTAGTTGCGGAGAAACTGATCTACGGCTACTTTGGTTGCCGCAACATCATGAACCCTCAGGATGCTGGCCCCCTTTTCCAGAACTTTACGGTGCAACTGCTGAGTTTCCTCTGTGACCTCATTAGGTCCTTTTCCAAGCTGTTTGTAGATGAATGATTTGCGGGAAATCCCGATAAGCACAGGGAATTTTCCTAAGCCGATGTACTGGCTTTCATCCAGCAGTTTGTATTGGTCGGTGATACCCTTTCCAAATCCAAAGCCGGGATCCAGGATGATATCCTTCATCCCTGTTTTCAACAATTCATCTGCCTTTTCAAGCAGAAAACGGTTTACATCGCAGGTAATATCATCGTACTTTATTTTCTCGTGCATGCTGGCGTAATCCGGATTAACATGCATTAAAATATACGGCAGACCGGTTTTTAATACTGTTTCAATCATCTGACTGTCAAACTGGCCTGCAGAAATATCATTAACAATATCAATGCCCTCGTCAAAACCAAATTTCACCGTTTCGGCATAGAAAGTATCCAGAGAGATAAGCAGTTCCGGAAACTCAGATTTTATAAGGGAGATAATTTTGCCAAGCCTTTTAATCTCTTCTGCCGCGGTCAGAAAATCAGCCTTTGGCCGTGTAGACTGCGGTCCAATATCTATGATAGACGCTCCCTCCCCCATCATCTTCCCGGCATGAAGCAGCGCCGACTTTTCACTGTTAAATTTGCCCCCGTCGGAAAATGAATCCGGTGTCATATTCAGGATTCCCATAATGAGCGGTCGGGAAAGGTCTACAAGTTTACCGCGGCAGTTAATGCTGTGCGGCATGGCCGGAAGTGCAGTATTCATAGGGCAAAAGTAAAAAACTAAATGCGCAATCCAGCCACCTGAAAGCAATTTTGTATCTTTGAGGAGTTTAGAAAAAAATGGTAAATACCTCTCAACAGTTCATTTCCGTTATCCAATCCTGCAGAAACCTTTTCACTAAAAAACTTAGCGATTACGGACCTTCATTCCGGGTACTCAGGACACCGTCGCTCACGGATCAGATTTACATCAAAGTAAAAAGCCTCAGGAATTTCCAGACCAGCGGACTTTCAAAGGTAGGTGAAACTCAGGAAGAGAATTTCATTGCCATTGTGAACTATTCTGTTATCGGCCTAATCCAGCTTGAAAAAGGCGTAACCGATTCTCTGGACGAAGATACGGATGATATAATAACACTTTATGACCGGTTTACCGACAGCGCCCTGGCCCTGATGGAGAAAAAAAACCATGACTACGGCGAGGCGTGGAGAGAGATGCGGATTTCTTCAATTACCGATCTTATTTATCAGAAAGTGCTGCGCACCAAACAGATTGAGGATAACGGCGGGCAGACATTGGTTTCTGAAGGCCTGGATGCAAATTATTATGACATGCTGAACTACGCCGTCTTTGCTCTGATCAGACTTGAAGAACAAAACAGCAAAACAGAATTTACCTTAACCTAAAAATAATGAATTATTTCAGCCACTTACTGCGCATTGTTGTTGCTCTTATATTCCTGATTTCAGGTTTTGTAAAAGCCGTGGATGTTGTGGGCTTCTCGTTCAAACTGGAGGAATATTTTTCGCCGGCGGTTTTCAACATGCCGTTTTTGGAAAAACAGGCGCTTCCACTGGCCATCCTGGTTGTTGTTCTTGAGCTGGTTTTAGGCTTTATGCTTCTTCTTAAGACACGTCTGAAGTTTACACTTGCTGCCCTTACCGCACTGTGTGTCTTCTTCGGATTTCTGACATTCTATTCCGCCTATTTTAATGTGGTTACTGACTGCGGATGTTTTGGAGAAGCGCTCAAAATGCTGCCATGGCAAAGTTTCTGGAAAGACATTGCGCTTCTGGTTGGACTGCTGATTCTTTGGTGGATGTACCGCAATGAACTTGATGAACCGGAAGGTAAAAGTTCACCTAAAAATATAGCATTTTCTGTAGCGTCCCTGATAATGGTTTTTATTATCTACTGGGGTATAGCGCATGAACCTCTCGTGGATTTTCGCGATTACAGTATAGGAACCGATATCAACGCTGAAAGAAAAAAAATAGACGCGGATCCGTCTGTGTACAAGACGTTTTACACCCTGCTGAATACCCAAACTTCCGAAATAAAACAGGTAGACGACGGAGAATATATACTGGACAGAAAATATTGGGCAGAAGGCTCACCGTGGAAAATTCAGGAAGATAAAACCGAATCCAAACTGGTGAAAGAAGGCTACTCTTCCGAAATAGCTAAGTTCCGCATTGAAGATACAGGCGGGAACGACCTTACGGCACAGGTTTTGGAAGCTCCGCGAGCCATACTGATATTTTGCTACCATCCGGCACATGCAGATCCGGAGGTTATTGCAAAGGCCGAAAGCAAGGCCCTGGAGCAGCAAGGAACCTTTGTTTTGGGAGTTTCCACATCGCCGAAAACATTTAACAAGATATCAAACGGACTGATGGACGGCACCGCAATCAAGACAATTGCACGCAGCAATCCGTCCGTTCTTATCTTAAACAAAGGGAAAATTACTGACAAAAAGTCGGCTGAAGATTTCCTGAAAGATTAATTGCTGAACATTAATAATAAACTATAAAAATATACAAAATGCTAAAATCAAATAAGTCGATTGCCGGCTACCACCTTCTGATGATCCTGTCTGCCGTAGACAATGAATTTGCACCGGCAGAAGGCCTTAAAATTCAGGAATATCTGGCAGAGGAATTTCCTTTCCGTATGAACCTTGATGACGAATTGGATATTATCGCATCTTTAAGACCTGAAGAATGGAAAGATCACTTTGAATTCCATGCAAAATGTTTCCTGGACGACTCTACACCTGAAGAGCGGGAAAACTTTAAGGAATTTGCAAAATCTCTAATCAAAGCCGATGACGAGGTGAGCGAGAAAGAACATCAATTTTACAGCCTTTTAAAAAACCACTGGAATTCTTAAGTTTTAAAATTACCACTTATGAGAAAAAACATTGTTGCAGGAAACTGGAAAATGAACAAAAATGTAATTGAAGCGCAGCAACTTATGTTTCAATTACTGGAGTATAAAAAAAATAATGCAACCAACTGCGACGTATGGATCGCTCCGCCTTCCCTATACCTGATGATGGCCAGGGATCTTTACGAAAACAACGAAATCGGCGTTTTTGCACAGGATATGAGCGGGCAGGAAAGCGGTGCCTATACTGGTGAACTTTCTGCAGCCATGCTGGAGTCCATTGAAGCTACAGGAACCCTTGTAGGTCACTCGGAACGCAGACAATATCATGGTGAAACCGACGAGGCCTGTAATAAAAAAGTGAAGATGGCGCTGGATTTGGGACTGATTCCAATTTACTGTAACGGAGAAACTCTGGATCAGAGAAAATCCGGACAGCATCTGGATGTGGTGAAGAACCAAACAGAAGAAGCTCTTTTTACACTTTCGGCAGATGAGATTAAGAAAGTAGTTATTGCGTACGAACCGGTTTGGGCTATCGGTACCGGCGAAACTGCCAGCCCGGAACAGGCACAGGAAATCCATGCCCACATCAGAAGCCTGATTGCGGCAAAATACGGTCAGGAAGTTGCCGATGAGATTTCCATCCTTTATGGTGGATCTGTAAAACCGGACAATGCGAAAGAAATTTTCTCCCAGCCTGATATTGACGGAGGTCTTATTGGAGGTGCAGCTCTGAAAATGGATGATTTTGCGAAAATAATCGAGGGATTCAATTCCTAACCATTTCCTGAATACTGTAATAAAAATAATCCGTTTCAGATTACTGAAACGGATTATTTATTTGCATAAACCGGTGCTTTTACTTCTCAGTTTTTCTCTGAAGAACTTCGTCTACCATGCCGTATTCCTTGGCTTCAGTACTCGTCATCCAGTAATCACGGTCCGATGCTTTCTCCACCCATTCGTAAGTCTGTCCGGAATGCTCGGAAATAATGTCGTAAAGTTCCTTTTTCAGTTTAAGCATCTCCCGCAGGTTAATCTCCATATCCGAAGCAACACCCTGTGCTCCACCGCTTGGCTGGTGAATCATCACTCTGGAGTGCTTCAGGGCCGATCTTTTACCCTTCTCACCAGCAACTAGAAGTACCGCACCCATACTTGCGGCCATACCGGTACAGATGGTTGCAACATCAGGCTTGATTATCTGCATAGTATCGTAAATCCCCAAACCTGCATAAACACTGCCTCCCGGTGAGTTAATGTAGATCTGTATGTCTTTGGAAGCGTCAGAACTTTCCAGGAAAAGCAACTGTGCAGTTACGATATTAGCAACCTGATCGTCAATTCCGGTACCCAGGAAGATTATCCTGTCCATCATCAGTCTGGAGAAAACATCCATCTGAGCAACGTTCAGACGTCTTTCTTCCATAATATAAGGCGTAAGGTTAGTTGGATTAAACATACCCATATACTGATCGGTAGCCAAACCGCTGTTTCCCAAATGCTTTACCGAGAAATCCCTGAAATCTTTTTTAATATCCATATTTAATTTTTATTTTGTTAAAGTGATGCAGCATACGAGCCGCGGTACAGGATTTCCAAAAATCATACCCCGCATAAATATAGCCAAACTGTCACAATATTCGGTACAGTTCGATATCCATTTCCTTGCGGAGTTCGTTTAGTTTTACAATTTTAATATAGTCTTCTGTATGGTCTCCCCCATCAGCAAGCGAATCTTTAATCTCGCGGATCAGGTGAACCACAAATTCTCTTTTATGCCGAATCAGTACATCCTTTAACAGTTTCGGAACCACTTCCTCTTCCTGACTGAAGTAAATATTATGTTTGCTCCAGTCACTGTTTTCATACTGTTCGAAAAGCGCGTCTGCAACATGACCTGTAAGTTCTTCATCCATAAGTCCAAAGAAAAATTTTCCTGACCTTAGCTCATTCTGCGAAATTCCCTCCGCAATTTCCTGCACAATTTTTCGGTTGATTTCAGACTGTATCTCATAACCGTCTTCAGACAGATGGTCCATCACCTCCTCAATAACCGTTATTTCATAATTTTCACCCGACTCGGTTGTTCTTTGAAGAACCTGATCACCGTATTTAAGCATAAGTTCAACAAGCTTTTCCTCCAGAATAAGAAGTGGATTTACATTGGCCGCCTGTTCCGGAACCAGTTCCATTTTGGCCGCCGGCTTTGCAGGTTCCGATTTAAACTGCGGCTGACTAACCTGCTTCTGAAGTCCCAGTTCATTAAAGAGACTTTGCTCGCTCAGACGAAATTTACCGGAAATTTCCTTCAGGTAGACCTCCTGCTTCAGCGCGTTGGTCACAAATGAGACCGACTTTACTATATCTCTAATTGCCTCCGCCTTTTTAATAGTATCATTGCCGGCATCTTTAAGCAGGATCTCGGATTTGAATGCTATGAAATCCTTGGCTTCGTTACGGATAAATTGCTCTACATATTGCTGCGGATGCTTACGGGCAAAACTGTCCGGGTCGTCACCATCCGGAAACAGGAGTACACGTATGTTCATGCCTTCGGCAAGAAGAAGGTCTATGCTGCGGAAGCTTGCTTTAATGCCGGCAGCATCACCGTCGAAGAGGATGGTTACGTTTTCAGTAAGCCTTTTTATCAGTTTGATTTGGGCAGTTGTAAGTGCAGTCCCGGAACTGGAAACCACATTCTCTATTCCGGCCTGATGCATGGCAATAACATCCATATACCCTTCCACCAGCAGGCAAAGGTTGTTTTTGGAAATTGCCTGTTTACTGTGATTCAGTCCATAAAGTACGGCAGACTTATGGTAAATCTCTGTTTCTGGTGAGTTAAGGTATTTGGCTGTCTTTACATTATTTCTCAGCAGCCTGGCTCCAAAACCCAGCACCCGACCGGAAAAACTCTGGATGGGAAATATTACACGCTCCCGAAACCTGTCTATTCCGCCCGGCGTATTATCCGGAAAGATGGAAAGGCCGGAACTTAACAGTATTTCCTTTGAGTATCCTTTCTCCAGCGCATATTCTGTGAATGCATCTTTCTGTTCCGGCGAATAACCCAATTGAAACTTCCTCACGATTGAGTCCTTCAACTCACGCTCGCGGAAGTAAGCCAAACCTACATTCCTGCCCTCCTCTGTATCATAAAGCTGTTCCTGAAAAAAAGTATTTGCTACTTCATGAATTTTGTAAAGCAGGTCACGCTCCGTCTGTGCAGCTTTCTGCTCCTCGGTTTGCTCCTGGATCGATTCCTCAATCTCAATCCCATACTTTTTTGCGGCATGGCGCAGCGCTTCCGGATAGGTAAAACTTTCAATTTCCATCAGGAAAGAAATAGCTGTACCCCCTTTACCGGAAGAGAAATCCTTCCAGATCTGCTTGCTGGGCGATACTACAAAACTGGGCGATTTTTCGTCGTGGAACGGGCTTAACCCTTTAAAATTGGAACCTGCACGTTTCAACTGAACATACTCACCAATGATTTCCTCTACCCGGATGGTGGAGAATATTTTATCGATGGTCTGCTTGGAAATCATTCGGTAAAAATAGCAAATTACTTTGTAAAACAGGGCCCCGGCATTATACCACCTCCTCTAAAATCCTTACTTTTGACCCTAAATTACTGGTATGGAATGGACAGTCAACAATGTAGACGAATGGCAGCTGGTTGCAGATCAGGTCGCCCAATCGCTGGAGTACAACATCCTTCTGCTGAAGGGCAATCTGGGTGCAGGAAAAACCACCTTCACTAAATATCTCCTGAATACGCTTGGGAGTAAGGATGAAGTTTCTTCGCCCACCTATGCGATTGTTAATGAATACAGTGTAAACCAGGGAAGTATATTTCACTTTGACCTTTATCGGATGAAAACAATTGAGGAAGTATATGATATTGGAATAGACGAGTATCTGGACAATGCCTGGCTCTGCATTATAGAGTGGCCGGAAATTTACGCCCCGGAATTTACCGGCGTACCTCACCATGAAATGCTAATTGAAAATAGCGATACGGGCAGGAAAGTAATTTTTAAATAAGGCCTATCTTTGTACCTGAATAATATTGCATTATAACCACTAATCAAGCAAATAAGAATGAGCAGCGGAAACATTTTTACTCCATTTAGAGAAGAGGAACTGATGCCTGTGGAGGAGAAACTGGAAGTCTTGAAAAAGGAATCCAAATTCACCATTGGCGTTCCCAGAGAGACTTCTTTAAATGAGCGCCGAACCTGTTTAACCCCGGATGCTGTACAGGTTTTGGTAAACCACGGCCATGAAATCGTTATAGAATCTGAAAGTGGAAAAGGTTCCTTTTTTACAGATGTTCAATACGCCGAAGCCGGGGCCCGCATCACTCAAAGTGCCGCCGAAGCCTTTGGTCAGGACCTTGTCTTAAAGATAAACCCGCCATGTGAAGATGAGATTGATATGCTGAAACCTAATGCTCATCTGATCTCTGCATTACAGATTAATCTGCGCTCACCCGCATACTTCCGCAAACTTGCCGAAAAGAAAATCAATGCGATTGCGTTTGAATTTATCTCCGATGAATACAAGCAACTACCGCTGGTAAGGCTCATCGGTGAGATTGCGGGCACTGCCTCTATCCTCTACAGCTCGGAACTGCTGGCACTTTCCAACGGGAATATGCTGGGCGGAATCACCGGCGTAAGACCAACTGAAGTAGTGGTCATTGGTGCCGGTATTGTAGGCGAATTTGCGGTTAAAGCCGCTCTGGGCCTTGGCGCCAGCGTAAAAGTATTTGACAATTCGCTTTCCAAACTTCGCCGCCTTCATATGATGATAGACGGACGGGTCCCAACTTCCATAATTGATCCCAAGGAACTTTCAAAAAGTGTGAGGCGCGCAGATGTGGTGATTGGAGCACTGCCCCGGACGTGCATGCAGCCTGTGGTGACGGAAGACATGGTTGTTCAGATGAAAAAAGGCAGCGTTATCATAGACGTAACTGTGGATTATGGCAAGGTTGTAGAGACCACCGAAATTACCTCCCTTGCAGATCCCTATATCATAAAGCACGGCGTTATTCACTGCGGGTTACCTAACCTGACTTCCCGGATTCCGCGTACAACGAGCAAGGCGATTTCCAACTTTTTCCTGAGTTATCTGCTGAGCTATGACAAAGAAGGCGGCATTGAGAATATGTTCATCCATAAAAATGAGATGAAACAAAGCCTATACATGTACCGCGGCCGGCATACTAAAAAAGTGATCTGTGACCTCTTCGGACTTCCCTATCATGATATTAACTTATTAATGTTTTAAAACTTGAGAAAAATTAAATTTTTCCTGATTGGCCTTGTGCCCGGACTTATAGTCGTATTTTTCATTTTGAATCAGAAAGGCGTAAGCTGCAGTGGTTATTTGCCAAACAGCCGGGTAATCGCAGAAACCCTTTCCAAGGATTTCACCTACACAGATCATTTCCGCCAGCAGATGGCATCCCAGAAAGTAAGCGAACAGTTTCTGAGAGACAGCATCGTGACTAACGGACATGTCGACTTTGACAGAAGTAAAGCCCAGCAAAAGCCCTGTCCGCAGTACACGGTTGTCTATCCTGAAAAAAATCCGCGTTATGAACTAGTTTTTGAAAAATGTAAAGAATCAGCTACCTTTTCAGAACTGAAAGAACTTTAGCTTAAACCGTGCTAACGAAAAAAGCAGGCTGGAATCACCGGCCTGCTTTCTTATTATAAGTACGTATCAAATTAACATTCAGCTACATTAACCGCAATTGCGAGGCCGCCTTCTGAGGTTTCCTTGAAACGGTCGTTCATGCTCTGAGCGGTTTCCCACATACTCTGAATCACCTCATCCAGGGTTACGCGCGCCTTTTCCGGATCAGATTCAATAGCTATGTTTGCTGCCGTAATAGCCTTAATGGCTCCCATGGAATTACGTTCTATACACGGAATCTGCACAAGCCCGGCCACAGGGTCGCAGGTTAGTCCCAGGTGATGTTCCATTGCAATCTCGGCCGCCATTAAAACCTGGGCAGGGGTGCCGCCCATAATTTCGGTAAGTCCTGCCGCGGCCATTGCTGAAGAGACGCCTACTTCTGCCTGACAGCCACCCATTGCAGCGGAAATGGTAGCATTTTTCTTAAATAGGGTTCCTATTTCACCTGCTACCAGAATGAATCGGATAATGTCTTCTTTAGTATTATGCTGTGTGAAGGCCTGCGCGTACATAAGAACAGCAGGGATCACACCACTGGCCCCGTTGGTCGGTGCCGTAATAATACGGCCAAAGCCGGCATTCTCTTCATTAACTGCCAGAGCAAAGCAGGAAACCCACTTATTGATCGTTGTAAAGGTGCCATCGGCACTTTTAACATATTCAAGCCACTCTTCCTGAGTGCTGTACTGCAGGTCGCCCAACAGTTTACGGTTTAGGGCAGCCGCCCGGCGGGAGACTTTCAGGCCACCCGGGAGAATACCTTCTTGGTTGACGCCTTTATAGATACATTCACATATCTGATCCCAAATATAAAGGGCTGCATTTTCTGTTTCCTCACGGCTGCGCCACGATTCCTCATTAAGAAATACCAGATCTGAAACGCTGGACAGTCCAAGTTTCTTAATATTTTCCAGTACATCGCGACCGCTGTGACAGGGATAAAGTGTCCTTATACAGCTTTTTTCCATTGAATTCTCATTTTTGGTCGCTATAAAACCACCGCCAATTGAGTAATAGTCCTGAATAAGTTCGGACCCGTCGGCAAAGACCGCGCGGAAAATCATTCCGTTGGGATGGAAATCAAGGGACTTTTTCATATTCAGGATTAAATGTTTGCCGTAGACAAACGGAATCGTCTTCTCTCCGCCCAGATATAACAACTCTTCTGTACGTATCCTGTCTATTTTTTCATTAATTGTAGTGGTATCAATTTTTTGATAATCTTCACCGGACAGTCCAAGCATACCGGCGATATCTGTACCGTGACCTATACCTGTCTTAGCCAATGATCCGAAGAACTCAACGTACACCTCAGCTACGTCCGAAAGGCGATAGTCTGCGCGGATCTGGCGCAGGAAGTTTTCGGCTGCATTCCAGGGTCCC
This window encodes:
- a CDS encoding tellurite resistance TerB family protein; this translates as MLKSNKSIAGYHLLMILSAVDNEFAPAEGLKIQEYLAEEFPFRMNLDDELDIIASLRPEEWKDHFEFHAKCFLDDSTPEERENFKEFAKSLIKADDEVSEKEHQFYSLLKNHWNS
- the tpiA gene encoding triose-phosphate isomerase: MRKNIVAGNWKMNKNVIEAQQLMFQLLEYKKNNATNCDVWIAPPSLYLMMARDLYENNEIGVFAQDMSGQESGAYTGELSAAMLESIEATGTLVGHSERRQYHGETDEACNKKVKMALDLGLIPIYCNGETLDQRKSGQHLDVVKNQTEEALFTLSADEIKKVVIAYEPVWAIGTGETASPEQAQEIHAHIRSLIAAKYGQEVADEISILYGGSVKPDNAKEIFSQPDIDGGLIGGAALKMDDFAKIIEGFNS
- the dnaG gene encoding DNA primase produces the protein MISKQTIDKIFSTIRVEEIIGEYVQLKRAGSNFKGLSPFHDEKSPSFVVSPSKQIWKDFSSGKGGTAISFLMEIESFTYPEALRHAAKKYGIEIEESIQEQTEEQKAAQTERDLLYKIHEVANTFFQEQLYDTEEGRNVGLAYFRERELKDSIVRKFQLGYSPEQKDAFTEYALEKGYSKEILLSSGLSIFPDNTPGGIDRFRERVIFPIQSFSGRVLGFGARLLRNNVKTAKYLNSPETEIYHKSAVLYGLNHSKQAISKNNLCLLVEGYMDVIAMHQAGIENVVSSSGTALTTAQIKLIKRLTENVTILFDGDAAGIKASFRSIDLLLAEGMNIRVLLFPDGDDPDSFARKHPQQYVEQFIRNEAKDFIAFKSEILLKDAGNDTIKKAEAIRDIVKSVSFVTNALKQEVYLKEISGKFRLSEQSLFNELGLQKQVSQPQFKSEPAKPAAKMELVPEQAANVNPLLILEEKLVELMLKYGDQVLQRTTESGENYEITVIEEVMDHLSEDGYEIQSEINRKIVQEIAEGISQNELRSGKFFFGLMDEELTGHVADALFEQYENSDWSKHNIYFSQEEEVVPKLLKDVLIRHKREFVVHLIREIKDSLADGGDHTEDYIKIVKLNELRKEMDIELYRIL
- the folP gene encoding dihydropteroate synthase, yielding MNTALPAMPHSINCRGKLVDLSRPLIMGILNMTPDSFSDGGKFNSEKSALLHAGKMMGEGASIIDIGPQSTRPKADFLTAAEEIKRLGKIISLIKSEFPELLISLDTFYAETVKFGFDEGIDIVNDISAGQFDSQMIETVLKTGLPYILMHVNPDYASMHEKIKYDDITCDVNRFLLEKADELLKTGMKDIILDPGFGFGKGITDQYKLLDESQYIGLGKFPVLIGISRKSFIYKQLGKGPNEVTEETQQLHRKVLEKGASILRVHDVAATKVAVDQFLRN
- a CDS encoding DUF1599 domain-containing protein, with translation MVNTSQQFISVIQSCRNLFTKKLSDYGPSFRVLRTPSLTDQIYIKVKSLRNFQTSGLSKVGETQEENFIAIVNYSVIGLIQLEKGVTDSLDEDTDDIITLYDRFTDSALALMEKKNHDYGEAWREMRISSITDLIYQKVLRTKQIEDNGGQTLVSEGLDANYYDMLNYAVFALIRLEEQNSKTEFTLT
- the clpP gene encoding ATP-dependent Clp endopeptidase proteolytic subunit ClpP, which produces MDIKKDFRDFSVKHLGNSGLATDQYMGMFNPTNLTPYIMEERRLNVAQMDVFSRLMMDRIIFLGTGIDDQVANIVTAQLLFLESSDASKDIQIYINSPGGSVYAGLGIYDTMQIIKPDVATICTGMAASMGAVLLVAGEKGKRSALKHSRVMIHQPSGGAQGVASDMEINLREMLKLKKELYDIISEHSGQTYEWVEKASDRDYWMTSTEAKEYGMVDEVLQRKTEK
- a CDS encoding DUF5715 family protein codes for the protein MKKIFLMLMLTGSAQVIMAQKCYNLDELLRTKVHPVYEKHLQASRKFNIKVLKDTKTLTKYKQNGKLSPVKSLGKGYRIQNLSHSKPVLVHEAKNTLKEIAKKFSAKSKGSTLTLTSMTRTLEDQCRLRKVNPNASVGLSSHNYGNSFDISYVRFNDRLAVNSRLDKILENVLKEFEKSGKIYFIKEKQQNCYHITVRA
- a CDS encoding BT_3928 family protein; its protein translation is MNYFSHLLRIVVALIFLISGFVKAVDVVGFSFKLEEYFSPAVFNMPFLEKQALPLAILVVVLELVLGFMLLLKTRLKFTLAALTALCVFFGFLTFYSAYFNVVTDCGCFGEALKMLPWQSFWKDIALLVGLLILWWMYRNELDEPEGKSSPKNIAFSVASLIMVFIIYWGIAHEPLVDFRDYSIGTDINAERKKIDADPSVYKTFYTLLNTQTSEIKQVDDGEYILDRKYWAEGSPWKIQEDKTESKLVKEGYSSEIAKFRIEDTGGNDLTAQVLEAPRAILIFCYHPAHADPEVIAKAESKALEQQGTFVLGVSTSPKTFNKISNGLMDGTAIKTIARSNPSVLILNKGKITDKKSAEDFLKD